A genomic window from Schistocerca serialis cubense isolate TAMUIC-IGC-003099 chromosome 4, iqSchSeri2.2, whole genome shotgun sequence includes:
- the LOC126473888 gene encoding spidroin-2-like isoform X1: protein MQILTVLSCLLAAAVAKPGFLGGAAPGLLGAGYAGPAAYAGYAGYAGPGHFAPANIVIGPGGVPLDTPEVAAARKAHLATVAATRARDAAINGAAPAYAGYAGAAPAYGGYAGAGAAAAAAAAAAAAASAGYAGAGAYGPAGLGYAGAGLAAPSILALKAGHHLG, encoded by the coding sequence ACGGTGCTGAGCTGCCTGCTGGCCGCCGCCGTGGCTAAGCCGGGCTTCCTGGGCGGCGCCGCCCCCGGCCTCCTGGGCGCGGGCTACGCGGGACCCGCCGCCTACGCCGGCTACGCGGGCTACGCTGGCCCTGGACACTTCGCTCCAGCGAACATCGTCATCGGTCCGGGCGGCGTGCCCCTCGACACGCCGGAGGTGGCGGCCGCTCGCAAGGCGCACCTGGCCACCGTCGCCGCGACGCGCGCCCGTGACGCTGCCATCAACGGCGCCGCCCCCGCCTACGCGGGCtacgccggcgccgcccccgcctacGGTGGCTACGCGGGCGCCGGCGCcgcagcggccgccgccgccgcagccgctgctGCCGCTTCTGCTGGCTACGCCGGAGCTGGCGCCTACGGTCCTGCCGGCCTGGGCTACGCAGGAGCCGGCCTGGCCGCCCCCAGCATCCTGGCGCTCAAGGCCGGACACCACCTGGGCTGA
- the LOC126473888 gene encoding spidroin-2-like isoform X2: MQFLTVLSCLLAAAVAKPGFLGGAAPGLLGAGYAGPAAYAGYAGYAGPGHFAPANIVIGPGGVPLDTPEVAAARKAHLATVAATRARDAAINGAAPAYAGYAGAAPAYGGYAGAGAAAAAAAAAAAAASAGYAGAGAYGPAGLGYAGAGLAAPSILALKAGHHLG; this comes from the coding sequence ACGGTGCTGAGCTGCCTGCTGGCCGCCGCCGTGGCTAAGCCGGGCTTCCTGGGCGGCGCCGCCCCCGGCCTCCTGGGCGCGGGCTACGCGGGACCCGCCGCCTACGCCGGCTACGCGGGCTACGCTGGCCCTGGACACTTCGCTCCAGCGAACATCGTCATCGGTCCGGGCGGCGTGCCCCTCGACACGCCGGAGGTGGCGGCCGCTCGCAAGGCGCACCTGGCCACCGTCGCCGCGACGCGCGCCCGTGACGCTGCCATCAACGGCGCCGCCCCCGCCTACGCGGGCtacgccggcgccgcccccgcctacGGTGGCTACGCGGGCGCCGGCGCcgcagcggccgccgccgccgcagccgctgctGCCGCTTCTGCTGGCTACGCCGGAGCTGGCGCCTACGGTCCTGCCGGCCTGGGCTACGCAGGAGCCGGCCTGGCCGCCCCCAGCATCCTGGCGCTCAAGGCCGGACACCACCTGGGCTGA